From Acidobacteriota bacterium:
GAAGTGGAGCCGGAGAACGAACTCCATGGTGCGCGGATCGGTTGCAGCCGTCACCTGACCGAAGGGGTTCTTGAATAATCCGCCTATGTAGTTGGGTTGATAGGTACCGTCGGTCCCTGCGGAACCGAGCGTATTACCGATAGTGAAGGGTGACAGGTGATTGGGAGCGTTGAACATTTCTGCTCGGAACTCCGCCCCGATCTGTTCGTGAATGGTGATGTTCTTTTGCAACGCCACGTCCCAGTTGTTGAATAGAGGTCCCCGAATCGCGTCGTAACCAAGATTTCCGTATGTGCCAGGTGCAGGTACCTGGAAGGCCGCATAGTTCAGATACTGCTTGCCGTCGCCGGTGTGGGCATAGGGATTGCCGACCAGGTTCGGGCGTTGTGGAACATTGTTTGTTGTAACCAGGTTACCGGCGACCGACTGGGCGGAGGGTTGAACAACGTTGATCGGAATGCCACTCGATATACGAGTGATACCTGAGAGTTGCCAGCCACCGATAACCTGCTTATACCATTCGTGCTCATGCTGCCAGAATGGAATGGGATAGACATAGCTGGCTACGAATATCTTTGGTTGGGTATAGTTGGCTGGACCGTAATCAGCGGCGAGGTTGGTGCTGTCCTGCGGCTGATAATCGAAGGTAGAGCCCATGGTCAACGACTTTGCCCACGTGTAGGACACCGTAGCGAGGCCGCCGTTGCTGAAGCGGGTCTGCATGCGCGCCTGCAGCGAGTTGTAGTTAGCATGCGCTCCGTTTGTGTACTGGTAGATTTCGCCATAGCCACGGTAGGGGCGAAGGGCGTTGCGTTGCGTGATCGTCGGGTTCGCCTGCTCGGTGCCTGCCGCCGCCTGGTTCAGGTTCTTGCGATAGGTGAGGTTGGTGGAACGCGAGCCTACATAGTTCACCTCGACTGAGGTGTTGTTGAACAGCTTCTGCTGCACGCCGAAGCTGTAGTTGTGAATCCGCGGTGGCGCAAGGTTCATAGCTGCTGAGTTGCCGATGTTAGTTGGTGTAGCGGCAGTGCCGATGCTGCCCAGACTATCTACATTACCCGCACTGGCGAGCGAAGCCACTGCGACGAACGGCAACTGTGAAGCCGCGCCATAGATGTAGTTACCCTCGACGCGTTCATAGGACATGCCATAGCCGCCATGGAGCACAGTCTCCTGTCGTCCGGTCAGGTCATAGGCGAATCCAACGCGGGGGGCGAAGGTGTTGTAGACGGTCTGAACGATGCCGGGGGGCAAATTCTGGAACAGTGCCTGTACCTGTGGGTTGTTATAGACAGACGGAGCGACGACCTGCTTCGCCTTGTCGGAGAAGCCAGTACCGGGCAGTACAAGGCCATTGAACGGCGATGGGTTGGAGGTGATGGATCCGTTTGAGCCGATCGTCGCGGCCTTCGATTGATCGAACCGCGTTGGATCGAAGAAGGCCGTATTGTTCGGCCAACTTGAGATCGGCGGCATGTACTGCCAGCGCAACCCCAGATTGAGGGTCAACCGACGGTTTACGGTCCAGTCGTCCTGCACGTAGGTTTCGAACTGAAGGAAACGAGCTTGAATCTGCGGGATGTTGCTGCCCTCGGTGTATTGGGAGAAGTTACCCAGCATAAGGTTTGCCAGATTGCTGAATGTGAATTGACCATTCAAAGCAGGCGGAGCAGTCTGGTTTTTGCGCGCGCGCCAGAAGTACGCTCCTGTCTTGATGGAGTGATTGCCAATGACGCGGGAGAAATCGTCTTTCATGGCGTAAATGCGCTGGTAGTTATCGAACGATCTCGGCGTCGCTGAAGGATTGCCGTAGCCCGAGATCGTTATCTGTGGGATGAGCGGCGAAGCGTTATACAAGGTCGCGTAGGTCAGGCCGTAGTCGGAACGGTTGATCTTCCTGCCTACGAATTGTGGGTTTGCACGGATGTTTCCGCCCTCGTTGATGATGTTTCCAGAGTAGGAGGCCGTCGCGGTGTTCACGGTCTTGGAGTTGAAGGTGTGTGTCCAGGACAGGGCACTTGTAAGGCCGGGGATCGTCCGGTCGAAGATGATGTAGTTGGTCGGACTGCCGACATTCAACGTGTTGTCATGCACGAAGTGTCCGCTGATCGTGTTCTTCTCATTCATGTTGTAGTCAATCTTGACCAGGTACTCGGACTGGTTGTTGTTCCCCAGGCTCAGGTAGGAGTAGTTGCCGCTCGGGTCGGTCAAGATTGATGCTGCCAAAGCACGGCCAGTTGCGGTTGACGGAAGGGCTGCAATGTCCGACGGTCTCGGAACCGTCACGTTCGTTTGTGTAGAAGTGCGCAGACGTTTGAACTCCTGGGCGGCAAAGAAGAAGAGCTTTTCACGGTTCTGGTTGAAGACCCCAGGAATCCAGATGGGACCACCGATGGTGTACCCGAAGTCGTTATATCTCAAGGGGGGCTTTACGATCGTTGCGGGCAATCCGGGTGGTGGATAGCTGCTGAGGGCCCGGAACGGGTATGCCTGAATCGCATCGTTGCGGATGTATTCGTAGGCGCTGCCATGGAAGTCGCGTCCACCGCTCTTGATGGCGACAGAGACGGTCGCACCCGAGGTGCCGCCGTAGCTGGCGTCGTAGCTGGAGGCGACGTTACGGAACTGCTGCAACGAGTCCGGCGAGATGTTGACGAAGTTGTTGCCGCCACCGCCGTTGTCCTTGTTGTCGACGCCGTCAATGAAGTAGTTTGCCGAATCTGTGCGGATACCATTGACCGACTGCGAGCTTCCGCTCACGCCATAGGTGCCGAAGAGAGCGAAGCCGCTGGCGATCGTTTGCGAGACACCAGGCTGCAGCGTCAGGAGTTGAATGTAGTTGCGGCCGTTCAACTGGATCTGCGTGGCCTCCTGACTGGTGATGACGCCGCCGATCTCGGCGCTGGTGGTCTGGATGGCAACCACGCCTGCCTGCACTTCGACGGATTCGCTGGCCTGGCCGACGGAGAGCTGTATGGGGACCTCAGGCTTGCCGCCGATATCGACGTGGACCCCTGCAAGGACAAATTTTTTGAAGCCGGGAACCGCTGTCGTAATGGTGTAGACGCCTACCGGAACGTTGAGGACCGTATAGTTGCCGTCCGCATTCGACTTCAGCGTCCGGGTGACGCCGGTGGCCTGGTTGGTGACGACGATATCGGCCTGCGGCACGGCGGCCCCAGTTGAATCGGTGACGGTGCCTGTGATCTGCTGCCTGTCTACTGCCTGAGCGAAGATCAGGCCTGTCGATGAGAGCAAAAAGAGAAGAGCTAAAACTGCACGCCGCATACGACCTCCTTAAAACCTCAAAAAATCTTTCAATCGCGCCACACC
This genomic window contains:
- a CDS encoding carboxypeptidase regulatory-like domain-containing protein, yielding MRRAVLALLFLLSSTGLIFAQAVDRQQITGTVTDSTGAAVPQADIVVTNQATGVTRTLKSNADGNYTVLNVPVGVYTITTAVPGFKKFVLAGVHVDIGGKPEVPIQLSVGQASESVEVQAGVVAIQTTSAEIGGVITSQEATQIQLNGRNYIQLLTLQPGVSQTIASGFALFGTYGVSGSSQSVNGIRTDSANYFIDGVDNKDNGGGGNNFVNISPDSLQQFRNVASSYDASYGGTSGATVSVAIKSGGRDFHGSAYEYIRNDAIQAYPFRALSSYPPPGLPATIVKPPLRYNDFGYTIGGPIWIPGVFNQNREKLFFFAAQEFKRLRTSTQTNVTVPRPSDIAALPSTATGRALAASILTDPSGNYSYLSLGNNNQSEYLVKIDYNMNEKNTISGHFVHDNTLNVGSPTNYIIFDRTIPGLTSALSWTHTFNSKTVNTATASYSGNIINEGGNIRANPQFVGRKINRSDYGLTYATLYNASPLIPQITISGYGNPSATPRSFDNYQRIYAMKDDFSRVIGNHSIKTGAYFWRARKNQTAPPALNGQFTFSNLANLMLGNFSQYTEGSNIPQIQARFLQFETYVQDDWTVNRRLTLNLGLRWQYMPPISSWPNNTAFFDPTRFDQSKAATIGSNGSITSNPSPFNGLVLPGTGFSDKAKQVVAPSVYNNPQVQALFQNLPPGIVQTVYNTFAPRVGFAYDLTGRQETVLHGGYGMSYERVEGNYIYGAASQLPFVAVASLASAGNVDSLGSIGTAATPTNIGNSAAMNLAPPRIHNYSFGVQQKLFNNTSVEVNYVGSRSTNLTYRKNLNQAAAGTEQANPTITQRNALRPYRGYGEIYQYTNGAHANYNSLQARMQTRFSNGGLATVSYTWAKSLTMGSTFDYQPQDSTNLAADYGPANYTQPKIFVASYVYPIPFWQHEHEWYKQVIGGWQLSGITRISSGIPINVVQPSAQSVAGNLVTTNNVPQRPNLVGNPYAHTGDGKQYLNYAAFQVPAPGTYGNLGYDAIRGPLFNNWDVALQKNITIHEQIGAEFRAEMFNAPNHLSPFTIGNTLGSAGTDGTYQPNYIGGLFKNPFGQVTAATDPRTMEFVLRLHF